The stretch of DNA GCATGCTCTCTTCTTGCTCTGACCGAGAGCATGAGCGAAACGCCAAAATCATAAAAGTAAACCTCTGCCTCTCGgcttattttcacatttttgtcctCCTGATGTCCCGCCTCCTCAGCAGCTGGAGTCCTCGCTGCAGGTcccgccccctcctcctcctcctcctccagactTGGCGGCCGCGCCAACGGCAATCTGGCAGCCGTTGGTGACGTGACTCATGACCTTCTGTTTGAGCTGAGCGACCTGCTCCCGCAGCATGGCAGCGGTGGAGGCCAGATCCGAGTTCTGACTTTTCAGGACTTTCACCTTCTCCTCCAGTCGCGAGATCCGCTCCAGCTTCCGCTTGCGACACTTAGATGCGGCGATGCGGTTGCGGAGCTTCTTGCGCTCAGCTTTGATTCGCTCCTGCGTCTCCAGGTCGATCGGGGAGAGGGAGGGCGGGGATGTAGGGTCGCCTGACGGGTGAGGCACCTCTGGGACAGTCTGAGGGGCATCCAGACCTCGAGTGTGGGGCTGAGGGTGCCCGCCGCTGCTGTGGCCTGAGCCACCACCGTAAACCATCTGCCCCCCGGAGTACGCCATCTGGCCTGGGTTGTAGCTGCTGAGGTTGGTGTAGACGGGCATGTCACTGCCTGGCATCAGGTTCCTCTGATATGGCGCCTGCAGGGCGGTGGAGGACGAGGACGGGGACATGGGCCCACCTCCTACCAGCTGGTTCTGCTTGTGAAGGTCAGCCAGCGCTTTGACAAAGCCGTCTGCGAATCCCTCTTGCTCGTTGGTGGCCTGGTTGCGGTACATGAAGGGGTTAGCGGAGTTGTTCACGGGGCTGGTGGTGACCAGTCCCTGGTTGGACTGGATGATCAGGTGCTCCAGGTCGGGGGACGCCAGCTTCAGCAGGTTCATGTCCGCTGAGGACGCTGCCGAGGACACCGCTGCTGCCATCAGGGAGCTGTTGCCGGCGAGCCCCAGGTTGTTGTGGTTCCCGCCCCTGCCTCCTGCTGCACCACTGCCACTGCCGGGGAAGTGATGGCTGCCCGCCACTGACATGGCCTTTTTACTCATAAGCATCTTGTTTCCCGGGTAACGCTCGTATTCGACGATCTGGCTGAAGCCGGAGACGGTGGGGGAGTCATCATGGTAGAAAGGAGTCTCCATCTTGGCCGTCATTGACGAAGAGGCGTCTCAGAGGAAATCTTCACAATCAGATTAACCTGAATATCAGAGGGGATTGAAACGTTCCACTGACGTCGGCGGCTGGAGGATGACAGCagcacaaagagaagaagaagagacaaagacaagaagaggaagaagaggagacgagtccctgcaggaaaacaaacaagtctgtgagaagaagaggagggtgaaGAGGGCAGAAAGATTACAGATGTGTAAACTATGAGGTCGTACGGACACCAgtcctgcatgtgtgtgtgtgtgtgtgtacatgtgtgttattttgtgtgtgagGTGAGACTAACCGAACTCTGACAATAAATAATATTGGATAATAAAGCTGTATTTATAATATGCGccactgttttctgtctgtctctgttagTTGAACTCAGTCATTTAAACAATCACCAGCATTATATTAACTGAAggtgatgaagactgtgagatgtggttgaaggCTGCTAAGTGGACCTGGAGATTATATTGCCAAACTACCAATCACAAGGTCAAGACTGAACTATCAAGACTCAAGGTTCTTTATTCATTGACTTATATTctgtttcatttatattttttatttttaagaacTTTCTGcgtctttatttttcatttttactacTTTACCATCACTACGTTCAACCAGCTAATGTTCCTGTAATATTCCATTAAAGATGCTATTATGATGATAGTTCTTGTAACCTTTGCAGAATTTTCCAGCTGTGTTCAAACTACTGTTATGTAAGACTGTTGCAGTACAAAGAGCAGACTGGAATCACACTTTAATTCTAttagatagattttttttttttatccagcaTTCATCGCACTGATGTTCTGCGGACGGCAGTAACCAGTGTTCACTGATGGTTcctttgtggttgttttttaaatctggagaacATGACTTGGAGGTTCCTCTGACAATTttaacattacattcatttggcagatgaTTTTATTCATAGCgacaaagcaacatttttttctacttatACACACATCTGGAGCCATTTAAGTGTTGAGTTTCTCGCTCAGGGACATGTTGTCATATGGATGAGGATCAAGCCAACAACCCAGACCTGCTCTACCACCTGAGCTACAGACGTTTAATATCCGAGGAACATTCTAGAAACCATTTTCATTGTTGCTGCAAATGTGTTTGTTATCATTCCAcctaattaatttgttttcttcttttaacagTGTCTTTCCTGCTGCTCTCTTGTTATTGTTGTAACTTCcttttgccattttgtttaaCTACGTAAAGCATCTTTGAGTGCCTTTAAAAGTGctgcataaataaaatgtattattattattttatatgaacCTGGGCTATCATAActaatacacatttattattattatcattattattagtagtagtagtggcaGTATGAATGTGTTCTTTCATCATTATGAGTGTTCAGTTTATCAGTGTATGGTGTAATAATAATCTACATGAGATCCACAGGTTAAAGGTAACTAAGTACTCTACATAAGTAGAGTTCTGGCTATCACCCCACTGATATGGAAGTTTTTGAGACCAATCTTGACTTGTGACAGTCTGAATCTGAAGATCTgaagatgaatgaaaaataaacttgccaGCAGAGGTGTGTCATATCACATCATATTGTTCATGATCATATCAGtataaacagcagcaggttttcaAATTTtccatatcatgatattaacAATATTGCAACCTGTTGACGTATTTATGTGATGACCAGCGCCGCAGCAACACACATGGCTGAAAGAGAAAGTAACAGCGACTTCTGCAGAGGCTTGATAACATGAACCTTCAGAGAGAGATCCAGTCACACAACTGTGCAGGAGAATAGATGTGTCAGTATAATACCTCATACGTTCACTTCTCAATAATTAATCAAAGCAGAACATTGCAACCCTGTGTCATAGAAATGACATTTATAATACTAATTTGTTTTCCTTATCATGTTGTGATGGGAAACTGATGGTTGCTGCTTGATTTATGATCACAGGCAATGTTTTTTTCgagtgaaggaaaaaagtgCTACATTTTTGTACCACACACAAGTTTAAAGGGTGGATGGCAGGCGTACAGGACGCAGCAGGTCCTGCATGTCATTGAGTTTAGGAAACAACAGTATGGTGAAGGTTAGGAAAAGGCAGAGGTTTTGGTCGAATGTCAACAACATCGTGCTTCTCACCAGATATAATAAACACGTAATTATTGTGGCATTATAttcctttaaaacatgtttgctgTTGCAAATCGGTAGTACATAAAAATCATTTCTAGGAAACAAGCTGAGGGGAGCAAGCAGTCACCAGGTTGAAGTTAGACTGATAATCACCAGTCGGACATGTTTTACCCAAGCGGCTACAAGCACAGGTTGAAACTGAAGCCATTGTGGAAGACCCTTAAAGTGCAGTACCACTGATGGTCACTAGATGCTGCTTCCtaaaaatccctggctccaatagactcccattcaaaagTGTCAACTCTTTCATGAAATATTAAGTCAGTATTTTATTCAACAAGTTATTATGGTGTTAATCTCTATATGTGGGCCCTCTAGTAAGTGTGCAGatgacattttggaaattattgctccgttaataagataTAAAGACGAATAGTGTCTTTGATGCCATGTGGGcgttgactgacagctgtgattgacagtttgcttcCCGGTTCTGGGACTCGcgctgagtcagactattgtctaagtttaatgtttaactTGATAATGACAGCTAACTTGTTAGTTAGCTACTGTTAGCACAAGTGTGCACCATTCGCTGTTCCaagtaagctagcgttagcttggatctgaggtagcggggcgtgtctccagagtgtgaaaggcaacaccccaaACTACTTATTTGAAGgctcctggctccaaacggaaaagatgacGCTGACCGTAAACTGCAATTcacttcaaactggctccaatgtaaaccaacgcgtgacatcacaccttgctgtgtccatctttatatatagtCTGTGGTTTTACTTAACACTGAGTTGAAGTCAGCTTTAAGTTAAACATTGATCAGCTCAGTCAGTACAGCAGGTGTGTATGCATCAGTGATTTTAAATATAAGAGCACAGAGCCACAGCTCTGCTCCTCTAAACCACCacatcacactgacacaccACATCTCAACACGGCAGCCAAAAAACAGATGATacttttttcatattgtcataAATATTGTTATTGAAAAATATCTTGCaatatcatattatatcatatatattattaatataagtCCACATTAGCCACCTCTTACTGTCAGTGCTCTCTGCTGGACAAGCTCAGTAAATGACCTCCAgcactgtttctaaatgacctccAACATATCTTTGGTATTTCTGTGCTGacatttcttgttacttattggCCAACATATACACCAATACACATATATGCAATATATAGTATCAGCCAATATATCTGCCTGACTGTTTTATCAGTCTAGTTCTAGTTCTACTTACTTTATGTCAGTATTTCCatcattttctgctgttttatacTTTCACTCCACTACACTTCAGATGACATAGCCTATAGTATGTACGCTTTATTCTGACAGCTGGACTTACTttgtagatttaaaaaaaaaagcatagaAAATATATAATCCGCGACTAAAATATGATGACTAATTTTAAAATACTCAACAGAGTGTTAAACGGTTCAAATCAGCTCCTTCTCCACCAGCTACAGCAAAGTGCTGGATACATGTAATGCTACAGCagcataataataatccaataatagtTCATATAATATGATACACGGGAGAATTATCATACTGTATCAGGCTCTATATGAATTAAAGGGTTCAGTATTAAACACGGCATCGTTGTTATTGCTGTTTGGAATTAAACGCTTTTCATTCATAGGGTAGATTCAAGTCAGACAGTGGAAACAGTCAGTGAAATAATCTCTCAGTATTAAAGCAGTGACAGTTTGATCTCTCTGTTCCTGTCATTTCTGCGAGACTTTATCTGATCTTCCAGCCGCTCTAAATGCATTAAAGTTCCCGGTCCAGCCGTTAACTTCAGACCGGGAGAAAGCAGCGCGACTGGATCAGCTGGATTCACAATCATCCTGACAAACTAACGAGCATCTCATCAGAAACTCtcacaacacaatacaacacatctgaacagtAATAATGTCTGATAATGGTTCAtactcacagagagagaagcagagcgCTGCTGAACGATCCGAGAACAGACagtgagtcagagagagagagagagagagagagagagagagagagagagagagagagagagagtcagcctgaacacacacacacacacacacacacacacacacacacacacacacacacacactccatcatTAAGTGAGTCACACTCTGACGTTTTCTGTTCATTCGCTTATTAACACATTTCTAATGAACTAATTCATTTACAAGGTCctgtttgaaatattttaccCAGTTTGCTTTCATTAACTTAAATACAAAAAGTCAACTAAATAGGCTAAATGATACTTTAATTAACGTAATACACTTAAACTGagaataacacaaataaaaatacagaatcagAATAATAATCATCGCCATCAACATAcactatttttctattttacccataaaactaagaaaaatagcaaatgtaAGCCACATTAGaattattctttcattttctacAAATGTTATATggtcttaaaaaaaacaccatatgTAATTTATGTGCAATTGTACAAAGTCCACAGGCTattaaaatcatcatattcCCACACAGAGGGTGTGACCTCTGTGACCTCAGTTAACACCGAAATAGCAGTTGATCAGTTGATCAGCTGATTAATGATTATTGTGTCAGATCCTGATCCtgaatctgtttctgtttctgttcattcTCATTTTTAATCCAGCAAATATTAAAACAGTCTGAAGACCAACCGAcaaataactgtgtgtgtgtgtgtgtgtgtgtgtgtgtgtgtgtgtgtgtgtgtgtgtgtgtgtgtgtaatgatagATTAGTGTGTTTACTTTGGCTGGGGCAAAGTAATTACAGTTCTCACTGTAGGTGGagcagccaacacacacacacacacacacacacacacacacacacacacacacacagttcaggAGAAGATGAACTGAGTCGTCCTGCTGTGGAGGGAAACATGTTGGAGAAAATAACTGAACGAAACATACATTTGATTATAAAATAAGTTCACTATCATGATTATTACTGTAATTTGACCTGTAACTGTGATGGTGAATGCATTTGAAGCAGGTGGTGAGTGTTATTTTGGACTGACGAACATCAGAATGAACATTTTGACCAGATTCTATAAACCACACCAACAGTCTGCAGTCCTGCCAGCATCCCCTGGAGGCTGCAGTCTTCATTACAGCCTggtgttttcttcttgtttctggTGTTCCTGGCTACAGACAGTGCCTGTTTGGTTGAAAATATTCGTAATTCCTGTGTTAAGTATAAAAGATTATAAAAGAGTATTAATGCGGTTTCACACACCAGCAACAACACAGTGTATATATAGATAGAAGGAAAcaacacactgctgcagtttactgtatgttaataTAGAAGACAGAAGTATGTGTCGGAGGTTATTGCAACAAGGCTGCTCTGTGTATCCGCCGTGGCTCAGTGGAAACCACCAGAGGCGTCATGGTACTTCAAATAGTTTAGATTGGTGGCTTTAGAAATTGTTAAATTCTATTTTCACAATAAGTGTATTTAATTAGCTTTAATAATATGGTATATAAACAAAAGTTgcttttctgaatgtttttattgtttaactctcttgcttagcttagcataaagactggaaacagctagcctggctctctccaaGGGTAACAAAAATAACCTTTCACCACCTCTAAAGCTCGCTGATTAACACATCGTaactcatttgtttaatccaaacAAAAAATTAAGTGCAAACGACAAATTGTGATTTTACAAGGAGTTATGTGACAGACTTTCTTGGCCGGGTGCAGTGACTTCTTGGAGTTGCCGCCGGTTGTCTAGCAACCTGTGACAACAGTGACAACAATACTCCAGAAAATGACTACGTACAACCACGCAATAGTCCAACAGGCAGTGACGAGTACAGTATCAGAGCATGAATCACTGTCTGTCAGACTGCACACTGATTTAAATGGAATTTAAATCTATTTAAATGGAAACACATTGCATGAAGTCTGGCTGTTTCACACAGCAGATACTGTTTGTTTATCCAGAGTGAAACTGATTTCACTTGTAGGTTATTTGGCTGTTCAGGGTGAGAGTCCACAATGTAATGGAAAAAATCTCCCTCTCGCATCTGAAAGTTATCAGCTGccatgacatcatctgaacaAACAGGCATGATGACATCATACTGtgccggagagagagagagagagagagagaaagagagagagagagagagggagggaggagaaaactCAATCTTTTCAATGAACAAAATCAGAACAAGACGAGACTGAAACAGTTAACTTCATATCTGAAACCACTTTACTGTAAACCTGAAACTTTCAAACAGAAACTCATTTGAGTCTGCAGCTGTTCCAAATactaaaacataacaaaatattaCCACATCTTCAAGACACACTGTCCCAGGTCTGTACGGACTGTATGGAACAATGTCTGAATGGCAAAAAGAGATCTGCATTAAAGGAGGGAggttgggattttttttattttttattcaccTGTTGGCTGACTGAGTTGtaacataatttaattttaagtcACCACTATGTCCCTAAGACACACAAAGAACTAAAACAGtcaagaaagagggagaaaatcCAGTATTGGAAGTCAGGGCTTCTCTGAGAAAAGTTGAACTCAAACCAATTAAGTAATAGATGAAAACTACTGGATGTTAAACTGGATCCAATTATCAGAGATATACTGGTTGCCAAAACATTAAGCTGTTTGCTTCAACAGAGCTGGTGCATTCATTCCTTAATTTTTCCCTCAGTAACTTCAGTTCACCACAAGATGTGATTTGGAGCAGCTGTGCAGTTTACTGAGTaacttttttattgtcaacacacccaatgaaaagaccaaaaccaacaatcaaTTTATTCCACCAGTAAgtacactgggtgacatgttccttacAATGAACACACCCACTGTAGTTTATTGTGACTAAATACTACACAAACTGTCCTgatgctgtaaatactcactatagcaccaaatgtcttttaatccattgctgaaaatagtcccaacaAATGTGCAGGTGCACTGATCCCGTGTTTAACAAACTGTGTAATATCTGAATTTGTATCATTTAGTAAACAGGTTTTAGTGGGGACTAAATATTACTGTTAGTGTCAGAGGATCAATTGTTATGATttgcttatatatatatatatatagatatatatttcAAATTGTCCCTCCTCTAACAGCCATCTGTCAGTCTGAGCACATGAGTCTGCATACAAACAGGCTGAGTGTGAGATTCTTTCACATctaagaaaaagcaaaacatagaAAGATTAGAGAGGACTGAATCCTGGTCAGTGGTCAGTCTATCACCATCATCTGGAATAATGTGGGAGAGTAGGCTTGTTGAAGCCACCGAGACATGAAACCCTTCAGACTGAGAACAGAGGGGAGCtgatgaaagaagaaaacatattaCTCCATCATATCTCCAGTAGAGATGAGGCTCAGGCTCTGTGCAGGACTGTGACAGGAAAAATGCCAGAACAATGATTGGGATAATGTTTCTACTCAAACACgtaaatattttgtctttcttcattccgattgtatttatatatgtggtGCACGGTAATGATAATCTTATAATGGGTTCAGTCCCAGTCAACACAGAATCTTCTCATCAGTAATGTAGTGATGGCTCCCTCTAGTGGTCATTACAGAAACTGTCAGAGTTTTATCATTCAAgatttaatgtggaataatggGATACATTGCATCCACAAACAAATGTCttatcatcaataataataccTATGAAAAGTAAGAAACTATGGTTTTACAACTCTGAATCAAAGTTTCAAACTTTTTTGACACAGATCAACAGACAATGATCCTGTAATGTCAAGGTGAAAGCAGATCTCTGTAAAGTGAtctaaaataattacaaatataaaatatgaaatacatgTTTGCATAAGTATTCACCCCATTTAATAGGACACACCTGCTTAGTTACACAGATATTATGTCTGTGGTCAAGGTGTTTATTTGATTGTAAATGCAGCTGTATTTAT from Thunnus albacares chromosome 18, fThuAlb1.1, whole genome shotgun sequence encodes:
- the june gene encoding junE proto-oncogene, AP-1 transcription factor subunit — its product is MTAKMETPFYHDDSPTVSGFSQIVEYERYPGNKMLMSKKAMSVAGSHHFPGSGSGAAGGRGGNHNNLGLAGNSSLMAAAVSSAASSADMNLLKLASPDLEHLIIQSNQGLVTTSPVNNSANPFMYRNQATNEQEGFADGFVKALADLHKQNQLVGGGPMSPSSSSTALQAPYQRNLMPGSDMPVYTNLSSYNPGQMAYSGGQMVYGGGSGHSSGGHPQPHTRGLDAPQTVPEVPHPSGDPTSPPSLSPIDLETQERIKAERKKLRNRIAASKCRKRKLERISRLEEKVKVLKSQNSDLASTAAMLREQVAQLKQKVMSHVTNGCQIAVGAAAKSGGGGGGGGGTCSEDSSC